The Irregularibacter muris genome has a window encoding:
- a CDS encoding CpsD/CapB family tyrosine-protein kinase: MKVNNLFTIQNPKSVQAEAYRILRTNLQFSSAGKLKTIVVTSAAPGDGKSTSSINMAITLAQAEKRVLLIDCDLRKSTIHKYLRISNQEGLTNVLAGMTTQDKVLLATDIKGLQVITAGPTPPNPAELLHSQRMKDLLKEVREQYDYVILDTPPVVAVTDGSLLSTLVDGTILVVSAGNTPIDIAKKAKENLEKVHANILGVVLNKIKVDSEQYYYYDYGTSPVPQKGNRKKRRKDKKMEWA; the protein is encoded by the coding sequence ATGAAAGTCAATAATTTATTTACCATACAAAACCCAAAATCTGTTCAGGCAGAAGCCTATAGAATATTAAGAACAAATTTACAGTTTTCCAGTGCAGGAAAGCTAAAAACCATTGTAGTGACCAGTGCAGCACCAGGAGATGGTAAAAGCACCAGTTCTATCAATATGGCCATTACCTTGGCTCAAGCAGAGAAAAGGGTACTCCTCATAGACTGTGATTTGAGAAAGTCAACTATACATAAATATCTGCGGATATCCAATCAAGAGGGATTAACCAATGTACTAGCGGGGATGACTACTCAAGATAAAGTCCTCTTGGCTACAGATATAAAGGGATTACAAGTGATTACAGCAGGACCTACCCCGCCCAACCCAGCAGAATTGCTTCATTCCCAAAGAATGAAAGACTTATTAAAGGAAGTTAGAGAGCAGTATGACTATGTCATCTTAGATACCCCTCCAGTGGTGGCGGTTACCGATGGATCTTTGCTTTCTACCCTAGTAGATGGGACCATTTTGGTGGTATCGGCAGGCAATACTCCCATCGATATTGCGAAAAAAGCAAAGGAAAATCTAGAGAAAGTCCATGCCAATATCTTAGGAGTAGTTTTAAACAAAATAAAGGTAGATAGTGAACAATATTACTACTATGATTATGGGACAAGTCCTGTACCCCAAAAGGGTAACAGGAAAAAGAGGCGTAAAGATAAGAAAATGGAGTGGGCCTAA
- a CDS encoding YveK family protein has translation MDFQEEIDLREMFNMLKKGWKIIALITVLSIVISGVISFFIMAPVYEASTTMLVGKAQGYDAQVDYQDVLLSQKLVKTYGEIIKKKIILQQVITNENLDLTVEELSEKVSVNPVGDTELIQIKVTDRYPLQATKIANGIGVVFRHRIQDIMNVDNVSIIEEATPPVHPIKPNKKLNVAIAAILGFMVSVFIIFIKEYLDNTMKTPEDVAKYLDLPVLGSIPQTQE, from the coding sequence ATGGATTTTCAAGAAGAAATAGATTTGCGAGAAATGTTTAATATGCTCAAAAAAGGGTGGAAGATCATAGCCCTAATAACAGTTCTATCTATTGTTATTAGTGGAGTGATCAGTTTTTTTATTATGGCCCCTGTTTATGAAGCATCTACCACTATGCTAGTGGGGAAGGCTCAGGGTTATGATGCCCAAGTGGATTATCAAGATGTACTGTTGTCCCAAAAACTAGTTAAAACCTATGGGGAGATCATTAAGAAAAAGATTATTTTACAACAAGTCATCACCAATGAAAATCTAGATTTGACTGTGGAAGAATTGTCAGAGAAGGTATCGGTAAATCCTGTGGGAGATACTGAACTGATTCAAATAAAGGTAACAGATAGATATCCTCTACAAGCAACAAAGATTGCTAATGGTATAGGGGTTGTCTTTAGACATCGAATTCAAGACATTATGAATGTGGACAATGTTAGTATTATTGAAGAAGCTACACCCCCTGTACATCCTATTAAGCCCAATAAAAAGCTAAATGTAGCTATTGCAGCGATATTAGGGTTTATGGTAAGTGTGTTCATTATATTCATTAAAGAATACTTAGATAACACCATGAAAACTCCAGAGGATGTGGCTAAGTATTTAGATTTACCAGTGCTAGGATCCATACCTCAGACTCAAGAATAG
- a CDS encoding tyrosine-protein phosphatase: MWDFHSHILPNIDDGAKDSNETIKMAKIAVQEGIHTMVATPHYIPFDHEVHKDEILESIKKINEALKRENIPIKILPGMEVFADWEILKRIDQGQILTINDTRYILIELPMHNIPDDIDDLFFEIEVRGLLPILAHPERNRKIQNNQNIVAKWIEKGVLTQINTGSLMGILGQASQETAGILLKHNMVHLLGTDAHTSGRRSPEIKEAINTIKEILTLEQCKLILEEYPKQILANEIVTPGKPVLVRKKKRFFFF, translated from the coding sequence ATGTGGGATTTTCATAGTCATATTTTGCCTAATATAGATGATGGAGCTAAGGACAGTAATGAAACCATAAAAATGGCAAAGATAGCTGTACAAGAAGGAATACATACGATGGTGGCTACACCCCACTATATTCCCTTTGATCACGAAGTACATAAAGATGAAATTTTAGAGAGTATAAAAAAAATCAATGAAGCTTTAAAACGAGAAAATATACCCATAAAAATTTTACCGGGAATGGAAGTCTTTGCAGACTGGGAAATTTTAAAAAGAATAGATCAAGGACAAATCTTAACCATAAATGACACAAGGTATATCCTAATAGAACTACCTATGCATAATATCCCTGACGATATAGATGATCTATTCTTTGAAATAGAAGTAAGAGGACTACTTCCTATCCTGGCGCACCCAGAACGCAACAGGAAAATTCAGAATAATCAAAACATTGTTGCTAAATGGATAGAGAAGGGTGTCCTTACCCAAATAAACACAGGGAGCTTAATGGGTATCTTAGGACAAGCTTCTCAAGAAACAGCTGGAATTCTTCTAAAGCACAATATGGTCCATCTTCTAGGGACTGACGCCCATACATCGGGCAGAAGATCACCTGAAATAAAGGAAGCTATAAATACCATTAAAGAAATATTAACACTTGAACAATGTAAGTTAATTTTAGAAGAATATCCTAAGCAAATTTTAGCCAATGAAATAGTTACTCCAGGGAAACCTGTTTTAGTCAGAAAAAAGAAAAGATTTTTCTTTTTTTAG